In Plasmodium cynomolgi strain B DNA, chromosome 2, whole genome shotgun sequence, the genomic window CTAATTTATAACTCATGTTTATTTAcggtattttttaaattttaaaatacatttaatctataaaaattttaagtattATTCTTTTATGTAACTCATAATATAacttcaataaaaaaagtaaattataatttttgttaaataaaaacatagtGCCTTACACAATGGAAACTTTAGtacattttaattatttatttgaagcacattttgttctgtttccttttatcctcgtaataattttttaaaattgtttattttgttataaaaTGGTTCATATATTCtgacattatttttattttcagaATGATgcagtaaataaaattccttAAATAGATTTATATAACGAGTTGTCTAATGTTGAATCAGATCACTTTTCATATACATGATTATTTAACGGAATGTCAAATATGTCAACAATCATATCCtataaatgtatttattcgcatattaattaaaaattataatgctTACAAAGATATGTTGAATGACGAATCCAATAATAATAACTATTAAAGATATTTCATGTACTTGTTATACAAGGAAAAAACTCTTACCGTATATTTCCAGGTACTGATTCTGCAATATGGAATGAATGCATTTCGTGCTTATGGAATAAATTAGAAAACACAAGAACTCATcctgataaaaaatgtaaattcgAGAATGATATTGATTCATTTGCCATTGTTCAGATTAAGAAAATACTAGACGATATGTGtttaaatgagaaaaaaaaggatctaATATCAGATATTTCTGAAAGGGATAAATGCTTGAATTtcaataaaacaaaacactaTTATTTTACCTTATATTAATTCAAATCTCATCAATTACTGATAATATActttggaataaaaaaattttttatcttggCGATGATTGTTCAATAAAAACcgcatatgtttttttacaGTAAAAACAATGTCCACAtgatgaaaaagaaggatGCCCGTGGGCCGAGGTATATAATACTCTGTCACCAAAACCTAAACAATATTCTTCACCAGAATCATGTGTTAATCTAACAGAAttatgtgaaaatttttgtccTCCGCAGGCGTGTGTAATTCAAAGAGAGATAATTTAACCAAAATGTCCAACACTGACATGTAGGAATGTAGAAGAGATATGCCTAACGCTCTGTGCTAAATGACAAGATCCAGTACCTGTTACTGAAGAATCAGCAAGAAATCCACTTaaaatttcccatttccAATTTCCTGTCACTGTTCTCAGTTCAGTTGTTGGaatcatcttttttttcctttttgtgtataAAGTAAAagatatttcattttgaaaaatgaaatattttaatgtaaatattttcacaaaataattattattattagatcaatataattatataatgcaCACCTTTTTTCTATACTAATAGTTCACACACTTTAGATCATGGTTTCTTAACCTCATA contains:
- a CDS encoding hypothetical protein (putative) translates to TDSAIWNECISCLWNKLENTRTHPDKKCKFENDIDSFAIVQIKKILDDMCLNEKKKDLISDISERDKCLNFNKTKHYYFTLY